Proteins found in one Malassezia vespertilionis chromosome 5, complete sequence genomic segment:
- a CDS encoding uncharacterized protein (TransMembrane:15 (o12-35i56-79o91-112i133-155o167-185i197-215o293-315i336-363o369-386i398-421o427-445i457-480o492-515i605-626o638-659i); COG:E; EggNog:ENOG503NUX6) produces the protein MVESPAQVLGQGVGWAVVVGLGFAFAAFMLCITFLQNRFTDHSTKSIEEFNSASRSVKPGLVAAGIVSAWTWAATLLQSSTVTFQYGVSGAYWYAAGAMVQILLCSIMACKIKSSAPFCSTYLEVIRIRYGKMIHAVFIFFALVTNLLVSSQLVLGGAAVVTQLTGLHVLASLFLIPTSVAVYTVTGGLRATFIADYSHTIGLFVVILYFFFHVWTGHGQIGSLDTMVEKLTASAMARPVVGNAGGSYLTMRSKSGLVFGITNICGNLATVFCDQSYHQRSIASLPTTAARGFLLGGSCWFPIPFLFATTMGLAARALMHTDPSMAVLTDEQVTAGLAAPSAAVALAGKGGAVAVLILLFLAVTSATSAQQIAVSSVFAFDVYKVYVKRDADAKHMQYITHGTVIVWALVMAVFGVIWHYAGISLGWLYLMMGIIVAPAVFPIFASLTWHKTNRVGCVVGMIVGLALGILVWLVTAYTYYGSVTVATTGEQYSTLAGNLVSICTSTIITLVWSLVRPQNYTFAETRAFNAPVDALYEPDHTMPSIDHSPTTMSICSKPEVECTGYDLEKPKAVVMHFRDPGKDNIEYVRAAGLDPAVITSTARRVIAISIIASTCLILVVPAIAQAARIWTPAGLGAWIWLGFVWLMWSIFGVGILPLWEARAELSVLFVNIGKHIRGKA, from the coding sequence ATGGTAGAATCACCTGCTCAAGTGCTGGGCCAAGGCGTCGGCTGGGCCGTCGTCGTCGGGCTCGGGTTCGCGTTTGCTGCATTTATGTTATGCATTACCTTTTTGCAAAACCGCTTCACCGACCACAGCACGAAATCCATCGAGGAATTCAACAGCGCGAGTCGCTCTGTCAAGCCGGGGCTGGTCGCTGCTGGAATCGTATCTGCATGGACTTGGGCAGCGACATTACTTCAAAGCAGCACCGTCACGTTCCAATACGGCGTGTCTGGTGCCTATTGGTATGCCGCAGGCGCCATGGTCCAAATCCTGCTGTGCTCCATCATGGCGTGCAAAATTAAGAGCAGTGCGCCGTTCTGCTCGACATACCTGGAAGTGATCCGCATTCGGTACGGCAAGATGATCCATGCCGTATTTATCTTTTTTGCGCTGGTCACCAATCTCCTAGTCTCTTCGCAGCTCGTattgggcggcgccgctgtcgTCACGCAGCTGACTGGCCTCCATGTGCTTGCGAGCCTGTTTTTAATTCCCACGAGCGTTGCTGTGTACACCGTGACTGGcggtttgcgcgcgacattCATCGCGGACTACTCTCACACGATTGGCCTCTTTGTCGTCATCCTCTACTTCTTCTTTCACGTCTGGACGGGGCATGGCCAAATTGGGAGTTTAGATACCATGGTCGAGAAGCTCACGGCCAGTGCCATGGCTCGCCCTGTGGTGGGCAACGCCGGCGGCTCCTATCTTACCATGCGGTCGAAAAGCGGACTTGTATTTGGCATCACCAACATTTGCGGAAACCTTGCGACTGTATTCTGTGACCAATCCTACCACCAGCGTTCGATTGCGTCGCTGCCAACCACTGCCGCCCGCGGTTTCCTGCTCGGGGGGAGCTGTTGGTTCCCGATTCCATTCCTGTTTGCAACGACCATGGggcttgccgcgcgtgcattgatGCACACGGACCCAAGCATGGCCGTGCTCACAGACGAGCAAGTCACGGCAGGCCTTGCCGCGCCTTCTGCAGCCGTTGCTCTCGCCGGAAAAGGCGGAGCAGTAGCCGTGCTCATTCTCCTGTTCCTCGCAGTGACGTCTGCAACatctgcgcagcaaatcgCCGTTTCATCCGTATTTGCTTTTGACGTGTACAAAGTGTACGtaaagcgcgacgcagacgcaaaGCATATGCAATACATCACCCACGGCACTGTGATTGTCTGGGCGCTCGTCATGGCCGTGTTCGGCGTGATTTGGCACTATGCAGGAATCAGCCTCGGCTGGCTGTACCTCATGATGGGAATCATTGTCGCCCCCGCCGTCTTTCCCATCTTTGCCTCGCTCACATGGCACAAGACTAACCGCGTCGGGTGCGTCGTAGGGATGATTGTCGGGCTTGCGCTCGGGATCCTCGTGTGGCTCGTCACGGCGTATACGTATTATGGCAGTGTCACTGTCGCGACCACCGGAGAACAGTATTCGACTCTTGCTGGAAACCTGGTTTCGATCTGCACCTCGACGATCATTACACTCGTCTGGAGCCTTGTACGCCCACAAAACTACACGTTTgcagaaacgcgcgcgtttAATGCACCGGTGGACGCATTGTACGAGCCAGACCACACAATGCCAAGCATAGACCACAGCCCGACCACAATGTCTATCTGCAGCAAACCAGAGGTGGAGTGTACGGGTTATGATCTCGAGAAGCCCAAGGCGGTGGTGATGCATTTCCGCGACCCTGGCAAGGACAATATCGAgtacgtgcgcgccgcaggccTGGACCCTGCTGTAATTACCTCTactgcacgccgcgttATTGCCATCTCCATCATTGCGTCCACATGCTTGATATTGGTCGTGCCGGCGAttgcacaagcggcgcgcatttgGACGCCCGCGGGGCTGGGCGCGTGGATATGGCTTGGCTTTGTGTGGCTAATGTGGAGCATTTTTGGGGTGGGTATCCTGCCACTATGGGAGGCTCGTGCAGAGCTCTCCGTGCTTTTTGTTAATATTGGCAAGCATATCCGCGGCAAGGCGTAG